From Penaeus monodon isolate SGIC_2016 chromosome 42, NSTDA_Pmon_1, whole genome shotgun sequence, one genomic window encodes:
- the LOC119599267 gene encoding histidine-rich glycoprotein-like, which yields MKYLVFVLLVAAACASEVEKREAEPSRAYSYGYGLHHHAYYPRPYYYPYHHSYHHHHKRSAEPEAEAEPSYGSVHYRSYYRPYSYGYHPHHYTPYVHHHHKRSADPVAEAEASYSYRSYHPVYPRYYHSYHYSPYTHSHHKRSAEPEADPGFSYAHHHQSTYHPYHEAHYGYGYHINHY from the exons ATGAAGTACTTG GTGTTTGTGCTCCTGGTGGCTGCCGCTTGCGCTTCTGAggtggagaagcgagaggcggagccaagTCGTGCCTACAGCTATGGCTACGGTCTCCACCACCACGCCTACTACCCCCGCCCCTACTACTACCCCTATCACCACtcctaccatcaccaccacaagaGGTCCGCTGAGCCTGAGGCCGAAGCCGAGCCCTCTTACGGCTCCGTCCACTACCGAAGCTACTACCGCCCCTATTCCTACGGCTACCACCCACACCACTACACTCCCTacgtccaccaccaccacaagagGTCCGCTGATCCCGTTGCTGAGGCTGAAGCCAGCTACAGCTACAGGTCGTACCACCCTGTGTACCCTCGTTACTACCACTCCTACCACTATTCCCCTTACACCCACAGCCACCACAAGAGATCTGCCGAGCCAGAAGCTGATCCTGGTTTCAGCTATGCCCACCACCACCAGTCTACATACCATCCCTACCATGAAGCTCACTATGGTTACGGTTACCATATTAACCACTACTAA
- the LOC119598990 gene encoding uncharacterized histidine-rich protein DDB_G0274557-like, with translation MKYLVFVLLVAAACASEVEKREAEPSRAYSYGYGLHHHAYYPRSYYHPYHHYHKRSAEPEAEAEPSYGSYHYRGYYRPYSYGYQPHHYTPYVHHHHKRSADPVAEAEPSYGYGYKTYHPRPYHSYHAYPSYGHTHYGYH, from the exons ATGAAGTACTTG GTGTTTGTGCTCCTGGTGGCTGCCGCTTGCGCTTCTGAggtggagaagcgagaggcggagccaagTCGTGCCTACAGCTATGGCTACGGTCTCCACCACCACGCCTACTACCCCCGTTCTTACTACCACCcttaccaccactaccacaagAGGTCCGCTGAGCCTGAAGCCGAAGCTGAGCCTTCTTACGGTTCCTACCACTACCGAGGCTACTACCGTCCCTATTCCTACGGATACCAACCACATCACTACACCCCTTacgtccaccaccaccacaagagGTCCGCTGACCCCGTTGCTGAGGCTGAACCCAGCTATGGCTACGGTTACAAGACCTACCACCCACGCCCCTACCACTCCTACCACGCCTATCCTTCTTACGGCCACACCCACTACGGCTACCACTGA
- the LOC119598988 gene encoding histidine-rich glycoprotein-like, with protein MKYLVFVLLVAAACASEVEKREAEPSRAYSYGYGLHHHAYYPRPYYYPYHHSYHHHHKRSAEPEAEAEPSYGSVHYRSYYRPYSYGYHTTPYVHHHHKRSADPVAEAEASYGYRSYHPVYPRYYHSYHSYSPYTHSHHKRSAEPEADPGFSYAHHHQSTYHPYHGAHYGYVYHINHH; from the exons ATGAAGTACTTG GTGTTTGTGCTCCTGGTGGCTGCCGCTTGCGCTTCTGAggtggagaagcgagaggcggagccaagTCGTGCCTACAGCTATGGCTACGGTCTCCACCACCACGCCTACTACCCCCGCCCCTACTACTACCCCTATCACCACtcctaccatcaccaccacaagaGGTCCGCTGAGCCTGAGGCCGAAGCCGAGCCCTCTTACGGCTCCGTCCACTACCGAAGCTACTACCGCCCCTATTCCTACGGCTACCACACCACTCCCTacgtccaccaccaccacaagagGTCCGCTGATCCCGTTGCTGAGGCTGAAGCCAGCTACGGCTACAGGTCGTACCACCCTGTGTACCCTCGTTACTACCACTCCTACCACTCCTACTCCCCTTACACCCACAGCCACCACAAGAGATCTGCCGAGCCAGAAGCTGATCCTGGTTTCAGCTATGCCCACCACCACCAGTCTACATACCATCCCTACCATGGAGCTCACTATGGTTACGTTTACCACATTAACCACCACTAA
- the LOC119598933 gene encoding histidine-rich glycoprotein-like, with protein MKYLVFVLLVAAACASEVEKREAEPSRALSYGHGVHHHAYYPRTYYHPYHTYHKRSAEPEAEAEPSYSSSNYYRSYSYGYQPHHYIPSIHHHHKRSADPVAEAEASYGYRSYHPVHYHSYQYTPYTHSHYKRSAEPEANPGFSYGHHHQSVYRPYHSGAHYGYGYRAYHH; from the exons ATGAAGTACTTG GTGTTTGTGCTCCTGGTGGCTGCCGCTTGCGCTTCTGAggtggagaagcgagaggcggagccaagTCGCGCCTTAAGCTATGGCCATGGTGTCCACCACCACGCCTACTACCCCCGTACCTACTACCACCCTTACCACACCtaccacaagaggtctgctgagCCTGAGGCTGAAGCCGAACCCTCTTACAGTTCCTCCAATTACTACCGTTCCTATTCGTACGGCTACCAACCACATCACTACATTCCctccatccaccaccaccacaagaggtctgctgacCCCGTTGCTGAGGCTGAAGCCAGCTACGGCTACAGGTCATACCACCCGGTGCATTATCACTCCTACCAATACACCCCTTACACTCACAGCCACTACAAGAGATCTGCCGAGCCAGAAGCTAATCCAGGTTTCAGCTATGGCCACCACCACCAGTCCGTGTACCGTCCCTACCACAGCGGAGCTCACTATGGTTACGGTTACCGCGCTTACCATCACTAA